One genomic region from Paramicrobacterium agarici encodes:
- a CDS encoding response regulator transcription factor: protein MDNRHALVIEDDDDIAMLLTSSLSGAGFTVSRAADGTAGVELARSTGPSVITLDVGLPGIDGLETTRRLRTFSDAHIIMLTARADEADVLMGLEAGADDYLTKPFRPRELRARVAAIMRRRDALVSPPSQATASDEIETLTHNGLVVRVDERTVHVDGQLTPTTRTEFDLLTALLRNRSRVTSKDELVRSIRDDHDAYDSYVSDADRRALEVHIGNLRRKIGEDAARPRWILTVRGVGYRLTAATHSQ from the coding sequence GTGGACAACCGTCATGCGCTTGTCATCGAAGACGATGATGATATCGCCATGCTGCTCACATCGTCGCTGAGCGGAGCCGGGTTCACGGTGTCACGAGCTGCCGACGGTACTGCAGGTGTCGAGCTTGCACGATCAACCGGGCCATCGGTCATCACTCTCGATGTCGGTCTCCCGGGCATCGACGGCCTCGAGACTACCCGCAGACTTCGCACGTTCAGCGATGCGCACATCATCATGCTGACCGCACGCGCCGACGAGGCCGACGTGCTGATGGGCCTCGAGGCCGGGGCCGATGACTACCTCACGAAGCCGTTCCGCCCACGCGAGCTCCGGGCACGGGTCGCCGCGATCATGCGGCGGCGCGACGCACTCGTGTCCCCGCCATCACAAGCGACGGCTTCCGATGAGATCGAAACTCTCACGCACAATGGACTGGTCGTGCGGGTCGACGAGCGTACGGTGCACGTCGATGGGCAGCTCACGCCCACCACCCGCACGGAGTTCGACCTGCTCACCGCACTGCTGCGAAATCGCTCACGAGTGACCTCGAAGGATGAACTGGTGCGCAGCATCCGAGACGATCACGACGCCTATGACAGCTACGTAAGCGACGCTGACAGGCGTGCGCTCGAGGTGCACATTGGCAATCTTCGACGCAAGATTGGCGAAGACGCGGCGCGCCCGCGCTGGATTCTCACGGTTCGCGGTGTCGGGTACCGCCTGACGGCCGCGACTCACTCTCAGTAG
- a CDS encoding aspartate kinase: protein MSLIVQKFGGSSVSDAESIKRVAKRIVDTRKAGNDVVVAVSAMGDTTDELIDLANEVTPLPPPREMDMLLSSGERISMSLLAMAIKSMGYEARSFTGMQAGMITDGQHGSARIVDVTPVRIREALDDGAISIVAGFQGFNLDTSEITTLGRGGSDTTAVALAAALGADVCEIYTDVDGIFTMDPRVVPLARKIDVITAEEMLELAASGAKVLYIRAVEYARRHGVTLRVRSSFTNDEGTLVINPKEGDSMEQPIVTGIATDLSEAKITIVGIPDVPGKAAQIFNLVAKTDANVDMIVQNVSAAATGLTDISFTLPKDQAQNVLQSLRSEQETIGYTALQHDDQIGKLALVGAGMRANSGVSAKLFEALYENDINIDMISTSEIRISVVTRADTLEKAARVVHTAFGLDSDHVAVVHAGTGR, encoded by the coding sequence GTGAGCCTTATTGTTCAGAAGTTCGGCGGTTCGTCCGTTTCGGATGCTGAGAGCATCAAGCGCGTTGCGAAGCGCATCGTCGACACGCGCAAAGCGGGCAACGACGTTGTCGTTGCCGTGTCGGCCATGGGCGACACGACAGACGAGCTGATTGACCTCGCCAATGAGGTGACACCGCTTCCGCCTCCGCGAGAGATGGACATGCTGCTGTCGTCGGGAGAGCGCATCTCGATGTCGCTGCTCGCGATGGCGATCAAGAGCATGGGGTACGAGGCGCGGTCGTTCACCGGTATGCAGGCGGGAATGATCACCGACGGGCAGCACGGCTCCGCGCGCATCGTCGACGTGACCCCCGTGCGCATTCGTGAGGCGCTCGACGACGGCGCCATTTCGATTGTCGCCGGATTTCAGGGGTTCAATCTCGACACGAGCGAGATCACGACTCTCGGCCGCGGTGGTTCCGACACCACCGCGGTGGCGCTAGCGGCCGCGCTCGGCGCCGACGTCTGTGAGATCTACACCGACGTCGACGGCATCTTCACCATGGACCCGCGCGTGGTTCCGCTTGCGCGCAAGATCGACGTGATCACGGCCGAGGAGATGCTTGAGCTTGCAGCATCCGGGGCTAAAGTCCTGTACATCCGGGCCGTCGAATACGCGCGCCGCCACGGCGTGACCCTGCGCGTTCGCTCCAGCTTTACCAACGACGAGGGCACACTCGTCATCAATCCGAAGGAAGGCGACTCCATGGAACAGCCGATCGTCACCGGAATCGCAACAGACCTCAGCGAGGCCAAGATCACCATCGTCGGAATCCCCGACGTGCCCGGAAAGGCCGCGCAGATCTTCAACCTCGTCGCCAAGACCGACGCCAACGTCGACATGATCGTGCAGAACGTGTCTGCTGCCGCGACGGGTCTCACCGACATTTCGTTCACGCTGCCCAAGGACCAGGCGCAGAACGTGCTGCAGTCCCTGCGCTCCGAGCAGGAGACCATCGGCTACACCGCGCTGCAGCACGACGATCAGATCGGCAAGCTCGCCCTCGTGGGTGCGGGCATGCGCGCGAACTCGGGCGTCTCGGCGAAGCTCTTCGAGGCGCTGTACGAGAACGACATCAACATTGACATGATCTCCACCAGTGAGATTCGCATTTCGGTCGTCACGCGCGCCGACACCCTCGAGAAGGCCGCGCGCGTTGTGCACACGGCCTTCGGCCTGGACTCCGACCACGTTGCCGTCGTGCACGCGGGCACGGGCCGCTGA
- a CDS encoding MBL fold metallo-hydrolase, with translation MASAPRKGQPRFIRGIAPGVHRLEHAYVNCYILEGRDGVTIVDAAFPSSWPHVSLALDSIGRAFSDVRALVLTHAHFDHLGIAHRLAREYAVPAAVHPDDHRIAQHPYAYARERTPFLYPLRYPKAIPILAAMTFAGAITVKGTNALESLPSQGPLDVPGSPEVIFTPGHTMGHCALRLPDSGALISGDALVTLDPYKGTRGPQIIAGAATADSAQALASLDALVATEAELVLPRTRRAVARRHPLCCRRRTRRRANLTSAPARGRARARVPHVT, from the coding sequence ATGGCATCGGCGCCGCGCAAAGGGCAGCCCCGGTTTATCCGCGGCATCGCGCCAGGAGTGCACCGGCTCGAGCACGCGTACGTGAACTGCTACATTCTCGAGGGACGCGACGGAGTCACGATCGTCGACGCTGCGTTTCCCAGCAGCTGGCCGCACGTTTCGCTTGCGCTCGACAGCATTGGCCGCGCGTTCTCAGACGTGCGCGCGCTCGTGCTCACCCATGCGCACTTCGACCATCTCGGCATCGCCCACCGGCTCGCTCGCGAGTACGCGGTTCCGGCGGCGGTTCACCCCGACGATCATCGAATCGCGCAGCATCCCTATGCCTATGCGCGCGAGCGCACGCCCTTTCTCTACCCGCTGCGGTACCCGAAGGCGATTCCGATTCTCGCCGCCATGACCTTTGCCGGCGCCATCACGGTGAAGGGGACGAACGCTCTCGAGTCGCTGCCCTCACAAGGCCCCCTTGACGTTCCCGGGTCGCCCGAAGTCATCTTCACGCCCGGGCACACAATGGGACACTGTGCGCTGAGACTTCCCGACAGCGGCGCGCTCATCAGCGGCGACGCGCTCGTCACTCTCGACCCCTACAAGGGAACACGCGGCCCGCAGATCATCGCAGGCGCGGCAACGGCCGATTCTGCGCAGGCGCTCGCCTCGCTCGACGCGCTCGTCGCGACGGAGGCCGAACTCGTGCTGCCCCGGACACGGAGAGCCGTGGCGCGACGGCATCCGCTCTGCTGTCGACGCCGCACGCGCCGTCGGGCGAACCTGACGAGCGCACCCGCAAGAGGTCGCGCGCGGGCGCGCGTACCGCACGTCACATAG
- a CDS encoding response regulator transcription factor, with the protein MSDEVTSNVVVIIEDDDDIRALVEVILTQAGFEVVPTATGIDGIDAVRRKDPDVVVLDVGLPDIDGFAVVRRLREFSQAYVVMLTAHSDEVNVLQGLSAGADTYLTKPFRPRELRARIDALMRRPLHVPRRSGDPHESAPSAAAAAQSESLPRVPTPNTPRSFAHNGLHIDVDIRTATVDGVDVALTRSEFDLLASLVEAGRRVRTKADLAIAMRARAGGESDYVSDADRRTVEAHLGNLRRKLGDLPENCRFIETVRGVGYRLTEAQ; encoded by the coding sequence ATGAGCGATGAAGTGACAAGCAACGTCGTCGTCATCATTGAGGACGACGACGACATCCGTGCCTTGGTCGAGGTGATCCTCACGCAGGCAGGATTCGAGGTCGTGCCTACCGCGACTGGCATCGACGGCATCGATGCGGTGCGTCGCAAGGATCCGGACGTCGTCGTGCTCGACGTCGGACTTCCCGACATCGACGGCTTCGCTGTTGTGCGACGACTTCGTGAGTTCAGCCAGGCGTACGTTGTGATGCTGACGGCGCACTCCGATGAGGTCAATGTGCTCCAGGGACTTTCGGCTGGCGCAGATACGTATCTGACTAAGCCGTTTCGCCCTCGAGAGCTGCGCGCCCGGATCGACGCGCTCATGCGCCGTCCGCTCCATGTTCCGCGAAGGAGTGGAGACCCGCACGAATCTGCACCGTCGGCGGCCGCTGCTGCGCAGTCGGAGTCGCTCCCCCGTGTGCCGACGCCGAACACGCCGCGTAGTTTCGCGCACAACGGGCTGCACATCGACGTTGACATTCGCACGGCAACCGTTGACGGCGTCGATGTCGCTCTGACGCGCTCGGAGTTCGACCTTTTGGCCAGCCTCGTCGAAGCGGGGCGGCGCGTGCGCACGAAAGCAGACCTGGCGATCGCCATGCGTGCACGTGCGGGTGGAGAGTCTGACTACGTGAGCGACGCCGACCGCAGAACCGTCGAGGCCCACCTCGGCAACCTGCGGCGCAAGCTCGGCGATCTGCCGGAGAATTGCCGCTTCATTGAGACCGTGCGCGGAGTCGGCTACCGGCTGACCGAGGCGCAGTGA
- a CDS encoding aspartate-semialdehyde dehydrogenase, with amino-acid sequence MTQELRIGIVGATGQVGTVMRTLLEEREFPISEIRFFATSRSAGSTIRFRDADYEVEDVAIADPTGLDIALFSAGATGSRAHAPRFAEAGATVIDNSSAWRMDPEVPLIVSEVNPEAIDDAQKGIIANPNCTTMAAMPVMKALHEAAGLERLIVSTYQAVSGSGLAGAMELASQVRTAVQDENLLQLVHDGHAVAMPDPVKYVKPIAFDVVPMAGSIVEDGELETDEEKKLRNESRKILNLPGLRVAGTCVRVPVFTGHSLAINAEFANDITPERAAEVLAAAPGVELTDVPTPLDAAGNDPSYVGRIRADQSAPEGKGLVLFITNDNLRKGAALNAVQIAEVIAAKKVAAA; translated from the coding sequence ATGACCCAGGAACTCCGCATCGGCATCGTCGGCGCGACCGGCCAGGTCGGCACCGTCATGCGCACACTTCTCGAAGAGCGCGAGTTTCCCATCAGCGAGATCCGGTTCTTCGCCACATCGCGCAGCGCCGGCAGCACTATTCGCTTCCGCGACGCGGACTACGAGGTCGAAGACGTCGCCATCGCCGATCCCACCGGACTCGATATCGCACTGTTCTCGGCCGGGGCAACGGGATCGCGCGCGCACGCGCCGCGCTTTGCCGAGGCCGGCGCCACCGTTATCGACAACTCGAGCGCCTGGCGCATGGACCCCGAGGTTCCGCTCATCGTGAGCGAGGTGAACCCCGAGGCCATCGACGACGCCCAGAAGGGCATCATCGCCAACCCCAACTGCACGACGATGGCCGCGATGCCCGTCATGAAGGCGCTGCACGAAGCGGCCGGTCTTGAGCGCCTCATTGTGAGCACCTACCAGGCCGTCTCGGGTTCCGGTCTCGCCGGGGCCATGGAGCTGGCGAGTCAGGTGCGCACCGCCGTGCAAGACGAGAACCTGCTGCAGCTCGTGCACGACGGTCACGCTGTCGCGATGCCCGACCCCGTCAAGTACGTCAAGCCGATTGCGTTCGACGTCGTGCCGATGGCCGGCTCGATCGTCGAAGACGGCGAGCTCGAGACCGACGAAGAGAAGAAGCTGCGCAACGAGAGCCGCAAGATCCTCAACCTTCCAGGTCTTCGCGTCGCCGGCACGTGCGTGCGCGTTCCCGTCTTCACGGGACACTCGCTCGCGATCAACGCCGAGTTCGCCAACGACATCACGCCCGAACGCGCCGCCGAGGTGCTGGCTGCGGCGCCCGGCGTCGAGCTGACCGATGTGCCGACCCCGCTGGATGCTGCCGGAAACGACCCATCGTATGTGGGACGCATCCGCGCTGACCAGTCCGCACCCGAGGGCAAGGGTCTCGTGCTTTTCATCACGAACGACAACCTGCGCAAGGGCGCCGCGCTCAATGCGGTGCAGATCGCCGAGGTCATCGCCGCAAAGAAGGTCGCCGCGGCCTAG
- a CDS encoding DUF4383 domain-containing protein, with protein sequence MSAVDSPRFEVGYAKSAVQIVALIYGIVFLAVGILGFIPGITTGYDQLMFAGHMSGAMLLGIFQVSVLHNIVHLLYGVVGLICTRRILAARQYLIWGGIIYAALWIYGLVVSEESMANFVPLNDADDWLHFALAVTMILLGIFTPPKRARTVRE encoded by the coding sequence ATGTCTGCAGTCGATTCACCACGGTTCGAGGTCGGATACGCCAAATCAGCGGTTCAGATCGTCGCGCTCATCTACGGGATCGTTTTTCTCGCCGTCGGCATTCTGGGATTCATTCCCGGTATCACGACGGGGTACGACCAACTCATGTTCGCCGGTCACATGTCGGGCGCGATGCTGCTCGGGATCTTCCAGGTCTCGGTACTGCACAACATCGTTCACCTCTTGTACGGCGTCGTGGGGCTCATCTGCACGCGTCGAATACTCGCCGCCCGCCAGTACCTGATCTGGGGCGGGATCATCTACGCTGCCCTGTGGATCTATGGTCTCGTTGTGAGCGAGGAGTCGATGGCCAACTTCGTGCCGCTCAACGATGCCGATGACTGGCTGCACTTCGCGCTCGCGGTCACGATGATCCTGCTCGGGATCTTCACGCCGCCGAAGCGGGCTCGCACGGTGCGCGAGTAG
- a CDS encoding Hpt domain-containing protein gives MSSSVISESEPHLTVDPQRLERLCADLDGDTEAVTGFISAFVRMWPARLDRVRGAVHRNDVEAILDSALSIRSSSGMIGAAQLGAVAVDVERCGRRGDVTGAHALIPRLSTAGSATVTVLSEMLVAGRY, from the coding sequence ATGAGTTCGAGCGTCATCAGCGAGAGCGAGCCACATCTCACTGTTGACCCTCAAAGGCTCGAGCGACTCTGCGCAGACCTTGACGGCGACACGGAAGCGGTCACCGGTTTCATCAGCGCGTTCGTGCGCATGTGGCCCGCGCGTCTTGATCGAGTGCGCGGCGCCGTGCATCGTAACGACGTTGAAGCGATTCTCGATTCTGCCCTGAGCATCCGGTCGTCGAGCGGCATGATCGGAGCGGCGCAGCTTGGCGCCGTCGCAGTCGACGTCGAACGGTGCGGGCGCCGCGGCGATGTCACCGGGGCACACGCGCTGATCCCGCGGCTCTCGACAGCGGGCAGCGCCACGGTCACCGTTCTCTCGGAGATGCTCGTAGCCGGTCGCTACTGA
- a CDS encoding GGDEF domain-containing protein: MIDTVTILIMSGLLTIVCAVIFVLNSAFGRQDKVALFWSSALVFAIMSSLSFAVYGVNSNQWWANSVGNAAIVAAMGCVWMGVRSFNSRYSRAWIVFGAGGVAFVATFLDSPVENEWAGAPVSWVGVAVFMALAAAECVRGRLKRSINSSILAVVVGAEALFYLGRLVVFLAYGPESPVFADWFGTGPTTGLAILLVVAGTLSISLLRLERANNFAEAGLFTDPGFSREGVLDWAHFTRGGSDRVVRAGMHDMSSGVVMLTIDSLDEINTAFGRDVGDRAINVLADVLRETMPPTSIIGRKSAGTFGVVTTMHEPDESVATIAALHNALVARSFDKRANLRLTVSIGVATASAPDAAWQQLFDDASARRDEAQARGGNLVLDGRA; encoded by the coding sequence ATGATCGACACCGTCACCATCCTGATCATGAGCGGACTGCTCACGATCGTCTGCGCGGTGATCTTCGTGCTCAACAGCGCATTCGGCCGTCAAGACAAGGTGGCGCTGTTCTGGAGTTCCGCGCTGGTGTTCGCGATCATGTCGTCTCTGTCGTTCGCCGTCTACGGCGTGAATTCCAACCAATGGTGGGCGAACTCTGTCGGAAACGCAGCCATCGTTGCCGCGATGGGGTGCGTGTGGATGGGCGTGCGTTCCTTCAACTCACGCTACTCTCGCGCATGGATCGTCTTCGGTGCGGGAGGTGTCGCCTTCGTTGCCACGTTTCTTGACTCACCGGTCGAGAATGAGTGGGCGGGGGCGCCGGTCTCGTGGGTCGGAGTGGCAGTGTTCATGGCCCTGGCAGCCGCCGAATGCGTGAGAGGGCGGTTGAAGCGCAGCATCAACAGCAGCATCCTCGCCGTCGTCGTTGGTGCCGAGGCCCTGTTCTACCTGGGCCGTCTCGTCGTCTTTCTCGCGTATGGTCCCGAGTCACCGGTGTTCGCCGACTGGTTCGGTACGGGGCCCACCACCGGTCTGGCGATTCTGCTCGTGGTGGCCGGCACATTGTCGATATCTTTGCTGAGACTTGAACGCGCGAACAACTTTGCCGAGGCAGGCCTCTTCACCGACCCCGGGTTTTCTCGCGAGGGTGTGCTCGACTGGGCGCACTTCACGCGAGGCGGCTCTGACCGCGTCGTGCGTGCGGGCATGCACGACATGAGCAGTGGAGTGGTCATGCTCACCATCGACAGCCTTGACGAGATCAACACGGCGTTTGGAAGAGACGTCGGTGATCGGGCGATCAATGTTCTCGCCGACGTGTTGCGCGAGACGATGCCGCCGACGTCGATCATCGGGCGCAAGAGCGCGGGCACGTTCGGAGTGGTGACGACGATGCATGAGCCTGACGAGTCGGTGGCGACGATCGCTGCGCTGCACAATGCCCTCGTGGCCCGATCGTTCGACAAGCGCGCGAATCTTCGTCTTACGGTGAGCATCGGCGTCGCGACGGCAAGTGCACCGGATGCTGCCTGGCAGCAGCTCTTCGACGATGCCAGCGCGCGTCGTGACGAAGCCCAGGCTCGTGGCGGCAATCTTGTGCTCGACGGACGTGCGTGA
- a CDS encoding NAD-dependent epimerase/dehydratase family protein produces the protein MRVAIVGASGNAGTAILERITESAEETEVVGIARRMPDDTVAPYRAARWRSIDISASLAAHRLADAFEGCDVVVHLAWLLQPNHDERVMRRTNIDGTRAVLRAVERAGVRHLVVASSLAAYSPGVKSPRVTEDAEARGISGSHYGRMKGEQEALLDIFERHHAGVTVARVRPGLIFSAEAGTEIGRYFIGPWIPKRLLTAVPLVPLPASFVFQAVHAHDVGDAYWRIVQQGAGGAFNVAAEPVLTPDLLARALGARRIPMPSRVLRVVVHILWSARLLAADPGWVDLARKTPVMSTQRARTELGWSTRHDSTEALARVIRGVVEGDGRQGSPLLKPRRWPWQRL, from the coding sequence ATGAGAGTCGCGATCGTTGGGGCATCGGGCAATGCCGGCACTGCGATCCTCGAGCGCATCACCGAGAGCGCCGAGGAGACGGAGGTCGTCGGCATTGCCCGACGCATGCCCGATGACACTGTCGCCCCCTACCGAGCGGCACGGTGGCGGTCCATCGACATCTCAGCATCCCTTGCAGCGCACCGGCTCGCCGACGCGTTCGAGGGCTGCGACGTCGTGGTGCACTTGGCCTGGCTGCTGCAGCCGAATCACGACGAACGCGTCATGCGGCGCACGAACATCGACGGAACGAGAGCCGTGCTTCGCGCCGTCGAGCGCGCCGGTGTCCGCCATCTTGTGGTTGCGTCATCGCTCGCGGCTTATAGCCCAGGTGTCAAGAGCCCGCGAGTGACGGAGGATGCCGAGGCGCGCGGCATTTCCGGCTCGCACTACGGCCGCATGAAGGGAGAGCAGGAGGCTCTTCTCGATATTTTCGAGCGGCACCACGCCGGCGTCACCGTCGCACGCGTGCGCCCTGGCCTGATCTTCTCGGCAGAAGCCGGCACCGAGATCGGGCGCTACTTCATCGGGCCGTGGATTCCGAAGCGCCTGCTCACAGCTGTTCCTCTTGTGCCGCTGCCCGCCAGCTTTGTGTTTCAGGCCGTGCACGCGCACGATGTCGGCGACGCGTACTGGCGCATCGTCCAGCAGGGTGCCGGCGGCGCATTCAACGTCGCCGCCGAGCCCGTTCTCACTCCCGATCTGCTGGCGCGAGCACTCGGCGCCCGACGCATCCCGATGCCGTCGCGGGTACTCCGGGTGGTGGTGCACATCCTCTGGAGCGCGCGTCTTCTCGCCGCGGACCCTGGATGGGTCGACCTTGCGCGCAAGACTCCGGTTATGAGCACGCAGCGCGCTCGCACCGAGCTCGGGTGGTCTACGCGTCACGACTCGACCGAGGCGCTCGCGAGGGTCATTCGCGGGGTCGTCGAGGGCGACGGCCGTCAAGGATCGCCGTTGCTGAAACCCCGGCGCTGGCCGTGGCAGCGGCTCTAA
- a CDS encoding sensor histidine kinase codes for MSSRTRRMYRLGIRRSVFLSQLVMGSCVLALVVLLLVLNVGVFAQYTFFSGVVLIFALTACGAVVDWSRLPLWTIVIVPVLDIVAVTLMRIGQPSLAVAFFYILPVIWLASYFDRWGALLGAGLSSALYITVTTSETSSFGTTDVPRILVVPITLALVAVSTYRAAARNRAQRVILDRQSGLLETALERSKKGERLLDEVLDTLPFGVVRMNDSARVEFANRAYRSWVARQTAPVPGDIGYRVYAADARTVLPEHERPFVRAARGEEFGESVVWMGEPESEVRRAYAVAGQRVDVTDDSTGVVVVARDVTTELEAVKARDDLMASVTHELKNPLTSVAGFVELALEDPELSDVTRRQLEVVLKSSDRMLSLVTDLLEASRARAVGFTLSRAPMDLADIVRDAVEAARARSGDVELRLGNLDDAPMIADAFRLRQVVDNLVSNAMKYNRANGSVTVTIHATSDDVKLAVSDTGVGLTESEMTQLFTQYYRAPSTRNVGGTGLGLNISREIARQHGGDISVHSVPGEGSTFTVHLPRSGNEGEER; via the coding sequence ATGAGCTCCCGGACCCGTCGCATGTACCGTCTCGGCATCCGCCGGTCGGTGTTCTTGTCGCAGCTTGTGATGGGCTCGTGCGTGCTCGCGCTCGTTGTTCTGCTTCTTGTTCTGAATGTGGGCGTATTCGCGCAGTACACGTTCTTCTCGGGCGTCGTGCTCATCTTTGCACTGACAGCCTGTGGCGCCGTCGTCGACTGGTCGCGGCTTCCTCTCTGGACCATTGTCATCGTTCCGGTTCTCGACATCGTGGCCGTCACTCTCATGCGCATTGGTCAGCCCTCACTTGCCGTCGCATTCTTCTACATTCTTCCCGTGATCTGGCTCGCCTCATACTTCGATCGCTGGGGAGCGCTCCTGGGGGCTGGGCTGTCGAGCGCGCTGTATATCACTGTGACGACTTCCGAGACGAGTTCGTTCGGAACCACAGATGTTCCGCGTATTCTCGTGGTCCCCATCACCCTCGCCCTTGTCGCGGTCTCGACGTATCGTGCCGCTGCGCGCAACCGCGCCCAGCGAGTAATTCTCGATCGGCAGTCGGGGCTGCTTGAAACGGCACTTGAGCGGTCGAAGAAAGGCGAGCGGCTTCTCGACGAAGTACTTGACACCTTGCCCTTCGGAGTTGTTCGCATGAACGACTCCGCGCGCGTTGAGTTCGCGAATCGCGCCTACCGGTCGTGGGTCGCCCGGCAAACAGCGCCGGTCCCCGGGGACATCGGGTACCGCGTGTATGCGGCCGACGCGCGCACCGTCCTTCCCGAGCATGAGCGTCCATTTGTGCGTGCGGCGCGGGGAGAAGAGTTCGGCGAGTCCGTCGTATGGATGGGGGAACCGGAGTCCGAGGTACGCCGGGCGTATGCGGTGGCCGGGCAGCGAGTCGACGTCACTGACGACTCCACGGGCGTCGTGGTTGTCGCGCGCGATGTCACGACGGAGCTGGAAGCGGTGAAAGCCCGGGACGACCTCATGGCGTCAGTTACGCATGAACTCAAGAATCCGCTCACGTCGGTCGCTGGTTTTGTCGAGCTCGCCCTCGAGGATCCGGAGCTGTCGGACGTCACCCGCCGGCAGCTCGAGGTCGTGCTGAAGAGCAGTGATCGCATGCTCAGCCTCGTCACCGATCTGCTCGAGGCCTCCCGAGCCCGAGCGGTGGGCTTCACCCTGTCGCGGGCGCCGATGGATCTCGCCGACATCGTGCGCGATGCTGTCGAAGCTGCCCGCGCACGGTCCGGCGACGTTGAGCTGCGGCTCGGCAATCTTGATGATGCTCCCATGATCGCCGACGCCTTCCGGCTCCGGCAGGTCGTCGACAACCTCGTCTCCAACGCCATGAAGTACAACCGTGCCAATGGAAGCGTGACGGTGACCATTCACGCAACGAGCGACGACGTAAAGCTGGCGGTGAGTGACACCGGCGTCGGGCTCACCGAGAGCGAAATGACGCAGCTGTTCACCCAGTATTACCGGGCACCCTCGACACGTAACGTGGGCGGTACGGGGTTGGGGCTGAACATCAGCCGCGAGATCGCCAGGCAGCACGGAGGCGATATTTCGGTGCACAGCGTTCCGGGCGAGGGCTCGACGTTCACGGTTCACCTGCCACGCAGCGGCAACGAGGGGGAAGAACGATGA
- a CDS encoding DUF4383 domain-containing protein, translating into MKSSPNRLLATIFGAVYLLVGLLGFAVTGGVGFISNEGGLLLGIFMVNPLHNVAHLLIGAALLIAGLSNAPAAKTTNIVIGAAYLLLGIVGFFVSGPVNVLALNVPDHFLHLGSAVVLLGIGLGADKATATKSQLA; encoded by the coding sequence ATGAAATCGTCACCGAACCGTCTGCTCGCCACCATCTTCGGCGCCGTCTACCTGCTCGTCGGGCTGCTCGGCTTCGCCGTCACGGGAGGCGTGGGGTTCATCTCAAACGAGGGCGGGCTGCTGCTCGGAATCTTCATGGTGAACCCGCTGCACAACGTTGCGCATCTGCTTATCGGTGCCGCCCTGCTCATTGCCGGGCTGTCGAACGCACCGGCGGCAAAGACGACGAACATCGTGATCGGAGCCGCCTACCTGCTGCTCGGCATCGTCGGCTTCTTCGTCTCCGGTCCCGTGAACGTGCTCGCGCTCAACGTGCCCGACCACTTCCTGCACCTGGGCAGCGCTGTCGTCCTGCTTGGGATAGGTCTTGGCGCTGACAAAGCGACAGCGACAAAGAGTCAGCTCGCATAG